The genomic interval CCACCCCCTCCAGGGGTGAATTCTTAATGCTTAATTCTTAGTTTTTAATGCCGGTGATTTCCGCGAAGCGGAAATTTCCATCATTCAAAATTCAACATCCACAATTCAAAATTGAGGTTTTCGAATGTCTCCACAGGTCATGGCCTTGAAATGGCGCCCCCAGACCTTCGCCGACATGGTGGGCCAGGAGCACATCACCCGCACCCTCCAGAACGCCATGCGCACCAACCGGGTGGCCCACGCCTACATCTTCGCCGGGCCCCGGGGGGTCGGGAAGACCACCACCGCCCGCATCTTCGCCAAGGCCCTCAACTGCCGTAACCCGAAGGACCTGGAACCCTGCAACGCCTGCGACCTCTGCGAGGAGGTCAATTCGGGCACGTCGCTGGACATCATCGAGATCGACGCCGCTTCGGTGAACGGCATCGACGCCATCCGGGACCTGCAGCAACGGGTGGCCAACTCCCCCGCCAAGAGCAAGTACAAGGTCTATATCTTCGACGAAGCCCACCGCATCTCGAAGGCCGCCTTCGACGCCTTCCTGAAGACGCTGGAGGAACCGCCCGAGCACGTCATCTTCATCCTGGCCTCCACCGAGATCCACCAGTTCCCCGCCACCGTGCAGTCGCGCTGCCAGCGCTTCGAGTTCCGTTCCATGTCCCTGGAGACCCTGGTCAAGCAGCTCAAGCGCATCGCCGACTCCGAGAAGATCGAGATCGACGACAAGGCCCTCTACCAGGTGGCCCGCTCGGGCAACGGCTCCATGCGCGACGCCCAGCGGAACCTGGACCAGATGGTGGCCTTCTCGGGCAAGAAGGTGACCCTCGAGGACATCCGGGTGGTGCTGGGCACCATCGAGGAGGAGGTCTACCTGAAGCTCGTCGAGGCCGCCCTGGCCGAGGACGCGGCGACGGGCCTTTCGACCGTGCGCGGCGTGGTGGAAGGCGGCAAGGACCTGGGGTACTTCTTCAACGGCATCCTGGAGACCTACCGGCACCTGGCGGTGGCCAAGGCCCATCCCTCCGCCTCCCAGGCCCTCATCCCCCTTTCCAGCGATGAAGTGGCCCGCCTGGGCGAGTTCGCCGCCCGGATGTCCGAGGCCCAGATCCTTTCCTCCCTCCGCCTGCTGATCGAACAGGAGTGGGCGATGCGACATTCCTCCAACCCCCAGGTCATCCTGGAGACCCTGGTGCTGGAGCTCTGCCGCATGAAGGGACTGACCAGCGTCGGGGACCTCTTGAAGCAGGTCCAAAGCGGCGCGCCGGTCCAGGTCCCCGCTCCCCGGGCCGAGGCCCCGCGGTCTTCCGCGCCTGCGCCCGCCCCGAAACCCGCCGCGCCGGCCGCGCCGCCCCCCCCGCCGGTGGGCGAGGCCGTGCTGGCGGTGGATGAGATCGAGGACCCGGTGGACGCGGAGAAGGACCCCCACCTCGCCAAACTGAAGGCCCAATGGACCGAGTTCCTGGAGAAGGTGGGCGAGCAGAAGAAGGCCCTGCAAGGGGTGCTGGTGGATACGCGTGCCACCAAGATGGACGGCGATACCCTGGTGCTGTCCTGCAAGAGCGGCTTCCACCAGGACCAGTTGTCCAAGCCCGAGAACAAGGCCCTGGTGGAGTCCGTCGTCGGGAGCCTCCTGGGCCGCAAGGTCACCCTGGTGGCCGTCCTTTCCCAGGCCGCGCCCGCCGCTTCCGCGCCCAAATCCTCCGGCCCCCGGGCCCCCAAGCCCCTCTCGGCCCCCGCAGTGGACGTGGAGAAGATCGAGAAGGACGAGCCCATCGTGGCCGCCGCCATGAAGATGTTCGGCGGCAAGATCGTGGAAGTGAAAAGAAATTCCAATCCGAACAAGTAAAAGAAGTTTCTTTTCATGGCGGGGAGCCGCGCCGATCGGCGCGTTCGGTGACCCGGCCATCCCGGCCCGACATTCCAGGACCGATCCTCGGAAGTGACGGCCCGGTCTAACGGACCGAACGCAGCGAAAAGACCTTGAAGTATCCCCCGTCATAGGCCTTCACGGCCCGGACCTTCAGGCCGTAGCGTTCCTGCAAATAGACCGCCAGATGGACCCCCTCCTCGGGCGAACAGTTCAGGAGCACCCTGGGGTTGTCCACCAGCCCCTTCCCGAAATCCTCCAAACCGTATTCCTTCAGGAGGCCCGCCTGGGCCGGGCTCCGTTGGGAGGAACTCATCAGGAACAGATGGAAGGGCCGGAATCGCTCCAGGTCGTCGAAAGCATTGACCGCTTCCAAGGGAAAATCCCACAGCACGATCAGGCGGTCCCCGAGGCTTTCCATCCCCTTCAAGCTCTCGTCGAACCTTGCCTCGACCGACCGCCGCTGGAGGTTCTGGACCCGGAAATCCAGGAGTTCCCGGACCGAAAGAAAGGCCAGTCCGATCATAAAAAGGGCCCCCAACCGGTGACGCCAACCCCACGCCTTCACCCCCCCCTTCGCCGGGAATTCGGCGAAATGGACGGCGGCCGAGACCAGGAAGACAAGGACCGGAAGGGTCACCCGGTCGGTGGCTTTGAGCCAATAGAGCAGGACGGCCAATGCCAGGAAGACCGTTCCCCAAAGGGAAAGAAGGGGTCGGATCCGTCCCCGGCCGCAAAAAAGGGAGAGGCCGAGGGCCCAGAGCAGGATCCGAAGGTCCCAGTGGGAAGAAAGCAGATCGCCCCAGGAGGAATAGGCCCCGTATTTGGCGCCCAAACCCCAGCGCGGGAACCTTTCGTTCAGGAGCTTGAGGTTCTCCGTGGAGAACTTCACCGGATCCATCCAATACCAATTCTTGAAAAGCCAGAGGTCGTTCGCGGACCAACCCGCCTTTTCGAAGGCGGCCCGGGTGGCGTCGTCATAACGGGCGGACCGGTATTCGTTCAGCCCGTCCGCTTCCCTGTGAAAGGCCCAGAAGGCCTTCCATTCGGGGGAGCGGGAAAGATGGATCGCATGGAACGTCTGGCCGGCGGCGACCAAGAAGGCGAAGGGGACCAACCAGCGTAAATAGAGGGACCGTTCCTTCGGGCGGGGCGTTCCCCCCCAGGACGGGATGAACAAGGGGGCCGCCAGGAAAAGACCCAGCCAAAGCGCTTGCGGCCGCAGGAGGAAGGCGGCCCCGAAAAGGACCAGGGCCAGGAAGATCATGCCGGTCTTGGGAGCTCTTTCCCGCGTCTCGAAGGAGGAAAGCAGGAGCCAGACGCCCGACTGGACGGACAGGATGGAGACGATGTTGAACTGGAGGAACAGGAAGAAAAGGG from bacterium carries:
- the dnaX gene encoding DNA polymerase III subunit gamma/tau, with protein sequence MSPQVMALKWRPQTFADMVGQEHITRTLQNAMRTNRVAHAYIFAGPRGVGKTTTARIFAKALNCRNPKDLEPCNACDLCEEVNSGTSLDIIEIDAASVNGIDAIRDLQQRVANSPAKSKYKVYIFDEAHRISKAAFDAFLKTLEEPPEHVIFILASTEIHQFPATVQSRCQRFEFRSMSLETLVKQLKRIADSEKIEIDDKALYQVARSGNGSMRDAQRNLDQMVAFSGKKVTLEDIRVVLGTIEEEVYLKLVEAALAEDAATGLSTVRGVVEGGKDLGYFFNGILETYRHLAVAKAHPSASQALIPLSSDEVARLGEFAARMSEAQILSSLRLLIEQEWAMRHSSNPQVILETLVLELCRMKGLTSVGDLLKQVQSGAPVQVPAPRAEAPRSSAPAPAPKPAAPAAPPPPPVGEAVLAVDEIEDPVDAEKDPHLAKLKAQWTEFLEKVGEQKKALQGVLVDTRATKMDGDTLVLSCKSGFHQDQLSKPENKALVESVVGSLLGRKVTLVAVLSQAAPAASAPKSSGPRAPKPLSAPAVDVEKIEKDEPIVAAAMKMFGGKIVEVKRNSNPNK